One part of the Sphingobacterium sp. LZ7M1 genome encodes these proteins:
- a CDS encoding nucleoside phosphorylase — MINDSELIINSDGSIYHLNLLPSDIADTVIFVGDPDRVPEVSKYFDDIEIKKGRREFITHTGSVNGKRITVISTGIGTDNIDIVLNELDALVNVDFQTKTLKPEIKSLDIIRIGTSGSIQGNISMGTVLASEFAIGFDTLMQYYRKPYTEPEVQLQDAVVKHFDSLTFKPYVGRASQKLLDQFAFDLPKGITMTAPGFYGPQGRNVRSNNIYPDLIKNANSFEISGRNITNLEMETAGIYALSNMFGHHAISINAILASRVSESFSNNPQEIVDKAIRLVLERI, encoded by the coding sequence ATGATTAACGATTCTGAACTAATTATTAATTCCGATGGAAGTATTTACCATTTGAATTTATTGCCATCTGATATTGCTGATACTGTAATTTTCGTCGGAGATCCTGACCGTGTTCCCGAAGTTTCCAAATACTTCGATGATATCGAGATCAAAAAAGGAAGACGAGAATTTATTACCCATACTGGTTCCGTCAATGGAAAAAGGATCACCGTTATTTCTACAGGGATTGGAACAGATAACATTGATATCGTCCTGAATGAATTGGATGCTTTGGTCAATGTCGATTTCCAGACCAAAACCCTAAAGCCTGAAATCAAATCCTTAGATATTATCCGAATTGGAACCTCCGGGTCTATTCAAGGGAATATTTCCATGGGTACCGTATTAGCTTCCGAATTTGCAATAGGATTCGATACCTTAATGCAATACTATAGAAAACCTTATACCGAGCCCGAAGTCCAATTGCAGGATGCCGTAGTCAAGCACTTTGATAGCCTAACATTCAAACCCTATGTAGGCCGGGCGTCCCAAAAGCTTTTGGATCAATTTGCATTCGACCTTCCAAAGGGAATAACCATGACAGCCCCAGGTTTCTATGGCCCCCAGGGCAGGAATGTAAGGTCCAACAATATCTATCCGGACCTCATCAAGAATGCCAACAGTTTTGAAATCTCAGGAAGAAACATCACCAATCTAGAAATGGAAACTGCGGGGATCTATGCGCTCAGTAATATGTTTGGTCACCATGCCATTTCCATCAACGCAATACTTGCCAGTCGAGTGAGTGAATCTTTTAGTAACAATCCCCAAGAAATTGTTGATAAGGCAATAAGATTGGTGTTAGAGAGAATATAA
- a CDS encoding YigZ family protein: MSLFEDTYQTIEAPSEGIFRDKGSKFIAYAYPLKDESKLKDIIAELKSMHPKARHHCYAYRLSPDRAVFRVNDDGEPSGTAGRPILNVLLSMDVTNILVVVVRYFGGTLLGVPGLINAYKTATQEALAEAEVVEKTVNDVYELKFDYLQMNDVMRIVKETDLVVLSQDFDTNCKITFEIRKLQVNEVIGRMEKIEGVEINYLRTI, translated from the coding sequence GTGAGTTTATTCGAAGATACATACCAAACTATTGAAGCACCTTCAGAAGGAATTTTTAGGGACAAGGGAAGCAAGTTTATCGCCTATGCCTATCCCCTCAAGGACGAAAGTAAGCTTAAGGATATTATCGCTGAATTGAAATCCATGCACCCCAAAGCCCGCCACCATTGTTATGCCTATCGGCTTAGCCCAGACCGTGCAGTGTTCCGGGTAAATGACGATGGAGAACCCTCAGGGACTGCAGGGAGACCTATATTGAATGTTTTGCTCTCCATGGATGTCACAAATATCCTGGTGGTGGTCGTTCGTTATTTTGGAGGAACCTTATTGGGAGTACCAGGCTTGATCAATGCCTATAAGACAGCAACCCAAGAAGCCCTTGCAGAAGCAGAAGTCGTGGAAAAGACCGTAAATGATGTCTACGAATTGAAGTTCGATTACCTACAGATGAATGATGTCATGCGGATTGTTAAGGAAACAGATCTAGTCGTTTTGAGTCAAGATTTTGATACAAATTGTAAAATTACCTTCGAAATCCGTAAATTACAGGTAAATGAAGTGATCGGGAGAATGGAAAAGATTGAGGGGGTAGAGATCAATTACTTGCGAACCATATGA
- a CDS encoding EamA family transporter, whose translation MHYILISVLCSVTVAIIIKLARQRGVNYLQLLVWNYPIALFLTYLVLKPQIVPWTSNLPWAIYVPLGFLLPFIFICLALSIRYGGIVKTEVAQRLSLFIPLLAAYFWMNEEFAANKFIGIAVGLLAIVFSIGWNKNDRVQGKQIWIYPLLVFFGMGIIDILFKQIALNSQITYMSSLWIVFTLALGFALLFLVYLLFVKKQDFDKKSLLYGAILGVFNFGNIVFYMKAHKALPDSPSLVFTGMNIGVIAVGAMAGVILFQEKLSVYNKIGLFLAIISVLLIALL comes from the coding sequence ATGCATTATATCCTCATTTCGGTTCTCTGTTCAGTGACTGTTGCCATCATTATCAAATTGGCCAGACAGCGTGGAGTGAACTACTTACAACTCCTGGTCTGGAATTATCCCATTGCACTTTTCCTAACCTATCTGGTGCTGAAACCCCAAATTGTTCCTTGGACTTCCAACCTTCCTTGGGCTATCTATGTTCCTTTGGGGTTCCTTTTACCCTTTATATTCATATGTCTGGCCCTTTCAATCCGTTATGGAGGAATTGTCAAAACGGAGGTTGCTCAGCGATTATCCCTATTTATTCCATTGTTAGCAGCCTATTTCTGGATGAATGAAGAATTTGCAGCCAATAAGTTTATTGGTATCGCAGTAGGATTGCTTGCTATCGTGTTTTCTATAGGTTGGAATAAGAATGATCGAGTTCAGGGAAAGCAAATTTGGATATACCCTTTGTTGGTGTTCTTCGGGATGGGTATCATTGATATTCTTTTCAAGCAGATAGCCTTAAACAGCCAGATAACCTACATGTCCTCCCTTTGGATAGTATTTACCCTGGCTTTAGGATTTGCATTGCTCTTTCTAGTTTACCTCCTATTTGTCAAAAAACAGGACTTTGACAAAAAATCCCTCCTTTACGGCGCTATATTAGGCGTTTTTAATTTTGGAAACATAGTCTTTTACATGAAAGCGCACAAAGCACTGCCTGATAGTCCATCCCTAGTTTTCACAGGGATGAATATTGGCGTGATTGCGGTGGGAGCGATGGCAGGAGTGATACTATTTCAGGAGAAACTTAGCGTTTACAATAAAATTGGGCTATTTTTGGCCATTATTTCAGTTTTATTAATTGCATTGCTGTGA
- a CDS encoding prephenate dehydratase, giving the protein MSEKIKIAIQGVKASFHEEAAYKYFGKDIETLECSSFKKTCDLLKQGKADYVVMAIENSIAGSILPNYNLLRDYRFHIIGEVHLNIQQHLLALPGVKISDVQFVESHPIAIRQCDEFLSDHPEWTIKEGMDTAACAKKILDEKLTHTAAIASEAAAKLYGLEILEKRIETNKKNSTRFLILSNELEEQKNANKASLSFQTSHAIGALAMVLQCFAEQNVNLSKIQSMPVVGRRNEYDFYVDVEWKKQADYDAAIRKVLKHTVNFSIMGEYLKNEKI; this is encoded by the coding sequence ATGAGTGAGAAAATAAAGATTGCCATCCAAGGAGTAAAAGCTTCATTTCATGAGGAAGCTGCCTATAAATATTTCGGCAAGGACATAGAAACGCTTGAATGTTCATCATTTAAGAAAACATGTGACCTCCTGAAGCAAGGAAAAGCAGACTATGTCGTGATGGCGATTGAAAATTCAATTGCGGGAAGCATTCTACCTAATTACAATCTTTTAAGGGACTACCGCTTTCATATCATCGGCGAAGTTCATCTTAATATCCAACAGCATCTTTTGGCATTGCCTGGAGTTAAAATTTCAGATGTACAATTTGTCGAGTCCCACCCTATTGCCATTAGGCAGTGTGATGAGTTCCTAAGTGATCACCCTGAGTGGACCATCAAGGAAGGAATGGATACGGCAGCTTGCGCCAAAAAGATCTTGGATGAGAAATTGACCCATACCGCCGCTATCGCAAGCGAAGCCGCCGCAAAACTGTATGGTTTAGAGATCTTGGAAAAGAGAATTGAAACCAATAAAAAGAATTCTACTCGCTTCCTGATCCTTTCAAACGAATTAGAAGAGCAGAAAAATGCTAACAAAGCTTCATTATCTTTCCAGACTTCCCATGCTATTGGTGCATTAGCGATGGTCTTACAATGCTTTGCTGAACAAAATGTCAACCTGAGCAAAATACAATCCATGCCCGTTGTCGGCAGAAGAAATGAATATGATTTCTATGTGGATGTGGAATGGAAAAAACAAGCTGACTATGATGCTGCCATCCGTAAGGTCCTGAAGCACACCGTGAACTTCAGCATCATGGGTGAATACCTGAAAAACGAAAAGATCTAA
- a CDS encoding chorismate mutase: MKHSLDILPLKSWLDTGDKPLIIAGPCSAETEEQVVSTAHLLANTGKVNVLRAGIWKPRTRPGEFEGIGSIGLEWMKRAKEETGLLTATEVATAKHVEEALAAGIDILWIGARSTANPFTVQEIADALQGVDVPVLIKNPVNPDLSLWIGALERVNRAGIKKLAAIHRGFSSFEKTAFRNEPMWDIAIQLKAIAPELPIINDPSHICGNRELIPYVTQKAMDMDMQGLIIESHIDPSVAWTDAKQQVTPAALSELLDNVAVRKPESNNPAFEDKLAELRGQIDKLDDQIIKQIADRMKIAEKIGEFKRDNNVTILQINRWDEIVQKRIQLAKALNLSEEFTSKYLELLHNESIRKQNEVMNTKPVAEA, translated from the coding sequence ATGAAACATTCATTAGACATTCTCCCTTTAAAATCTTGGTTGGATACAGGGGATAAACCTTTAATCATTGCCGGACCATGTAGTGCTGAGACAGAAGAGCAAGTGGTATCTACAGCACATTTATTAGCCAACACTGGAAAAGTGAATGTTTTGCGTGCAGGTATCTGGAAACCTCGTACTAGGCCAGGAGAATTCGAAGGAATTGGCAGCATCGGTTTGGAATGGATGAAGAGAGCTAAAGAAGAAACCGGCTTGTTGACCGCAACAGAAGTAGCTACGGCAAAACATGTTGAGGAAGCATTGGCCGCTGGAATTGATATTTTGTGGATTGGTGCTCGTTCTACTGCGAACCCATTTACAGTTCAAGAGATTGCAGATGCATTGCAAGGTGTTGATGTTCCTGTATTGATTAAAAACCCAGTGAATCCAGACCTTTCTCTATGGATTGGTGCATTGGAACGCGTAAATAGAGCTGGAATCAAGAAATTAGCTGCTATCCACCGTGGATTCTCTTCTTTCGAAAAGACAGCTTTCCGTAATGAACCAATGTGGGATATCGCTATCCAATTGAAAGCGATCGCTCCTGAATTGCCTATCATCAATGACCCTAGCCATATCTGCGGTAACCGTGAATTAATCCCTTACGTTACGCAAAAAGCAATGGATATGGATATGCAAGGTTTGATCATCGAGTCGCATATCGATCCTTCAGTTGCTTGGACAGATGCTAAACAACAGGTTACCCCTGCAGCTTTGTCTGAATTATTGGATAATGTAGCTGTACGTAAGCCTGAATCTAACAATCCTGCATTCGAAGATAAATTAGCTGAATTGCGTGGACAGATCGATAAGTTGGATGACCAAATCATCAAACAGATCGCTGACCGTATGAAAATTGCTGAGAAAATCGGAGAGTTCAAAAGAGATAACAATGTAACGATCCTTCAGATCAACCGTTGGGATGAAATCGTTCAGAAACGTATTCAATTAGCGAAGGCCCTTAACCTAAGCGAAGAGTTTACTTCAAAATATTTAGAGTTGTTGCATAACGAATCGATTCGTAAGCAAAACGAGGTTATGAACACTAAACCGGTTGCGGAGGCTTAA
- the aroA gene encoding 3-phosphoshikimate 1-carboxyvinyltransferase, with protein sequence MTAKSLILTHPSQEIKGTVQLTGSKSESNRALIIRALSKGAVRVENLSEAADTVTLNAALNQASNPNPGINSIDIGPAGTAMRFLTSYLNLIKGNFILTGTERMQLRPIGILVDALKDLGADIHYENKAGYPPLKIEGGMIQGKEQISIQGNISSQYISSLLLIAPSLKKGLIIDIIGELTSRPYVTMTLEMLKECGIQYNFEDNKIQIAKQDFSESVIYVEPDWSAASYWYSIVALSQNGEIVLPGLKEHSLQGDMAIIEIMTHFGVESSFEKDGLHLKKVDSKSEKPLFDFKECPDLAQTVVVIASALKKDVSFTGLETLKIKETDRILALQTEIGKFGAKLIADGETYHLKTADVQDPGNLTIATYEDHRMAMAFAPLALVFNQVTIEEPIVVEKSYPMFWQHLEEHGFQITEK encoded by the coding sequence ATGACGGCGAAAAGCTTAATTTTAACCCACCCTTCGCAAGAAATTAAAGGCACGGTTCAACTTACTGGTTCAAAATCAGAGAGCAACCGTGCTCTTATTATCAGAGCATTAAGTAAAGGTGCTGTACGCGTTGAAAATCTTTCTGAAGCAGCTGATACCGTAACTTTAAATGCTGCCCTGAACCAAGCTTCTAATCCCAATCCTGGAATCAACAGCATCGATATCGGTCCTGCAGGTACCGCAATGAGGTTCTTGACTTCTTACCTGAACTTGATCAAAGGAAACTTTATCTTAACGGGAACTGAAAGGATGCAACTGAGACCTATCGGGATTCTCGTGGATGCCCTAAAGGACCTGGGTGCTGATATCCATTATGAAAACAAGGCGGGTTATCCACCATTAAAAATTGAAGGTGGAATGATTCAAGGCAAAGAACAAATTTCAATTCAAGGTAATATCAGTAGCCAGTATATTTCTTCGCTATTGCTGATCGCTCCTTCCTTAAAGAAAGGTTTGATCATTGATATTATAGGCGAATTGACTTCTAGGCCGTATGTAACCATGACTTTGGAAATGCTGAAGGAATGTGGAATCCAATACAATTTTGAAGATAATAAAATCCAAATTGCTAAACAGGATTTTTCTGAGTCAGTGATCTATGTTGAACCAGATTGGAGCGCAGCTTCATATTGGTACTCTATCGTTGCTCTTTCCCAAAACGGGGAAATTGTATTGCCTGGATTAAAAGAACATAGTTTGCAAGGCGACATGGCAATCATTGAAATCATGACGCATTTTGGAGTGGAGTCAAGCTTTGAAAAAGATGGTCTCCATTTGAAAAAAGTGGACAGCAAGTCTGAAAAACCTTTATTCGACTTTAAAGAATGTCCTGATCTAGCTCAAACAGTTGTCGTTATTGCTTCAGCTTTAAAAAAGGACGTTTCATTTACAGGGTTAGAAACCTTGAAAATCAAGGAAACAGATAGAATCCTTGCCTTACAGACTGAAATCGGTAAGTTCGGAGCAAAACTGATCGCAGATGGTGAAACTTATCACTTGAAGACCGCTGATGTACAAGATCCAGGAAACCTTACAATAGCAACCTATGAAGACCACCGCATGGCAATGGCTTTTGCTCCACTAGCATTAGTATTCAATCAAGTTACCATTGAAGAACCTATCGTGGTTGAAAAATCATATCCTATGTTTTGGCAGCATCTAGAAGAACATGGCTTCCAAATCACTGAAAAATAA
- the aroC gene encoding chorismate synthase, whose protein sequence is MAGNTFGDLFKISTFGESHGKAIGVIVDGCPALVEIDEEFIQSELDKRRPGQSKITTQRKESDTAQILSGTFEGKSTGTPIAIVIPNEDQRSKDYSHIQDKFRPSHADFTYQMKYGIRDYRGGGRSSARETAARVAAGAIAKLFLKQYGIEIFAHVSAVGNIQAPNLELNDLNGLLETRESNIVRCADPASASEMEEFINQVRKNGDTVGGVISTVIRKVPVGLGEPVFDKLHADLAKAMMSINAVHGFEYGSGFEGSKMLGSEHNDIFVKEDNQVKTLTNFSGGIQGGISNGMDITFRTAFKPVATIMRDQNTINEEGNETTISGKGRHDPCVVPRAVIIVEAMAALVIADHLLKYKAYLKNAE, encoded by the coding sequence ATGGCAGGAAATACTTTTGGAGATTTATTTAAGATAAGCACTTTCGGGGAATCACATGGAAAGGCAATTGGGGTGATAGTGGATGGATGCCCAGCGCTGGTTGAAATTGATGAAGAATTCATTCAATCAGAATTGGACAAACGCCGCCCTGGCCAATCCAAGATCACAACCCAAAGAAAAGAAAGCGATACTGCACAAATTCTATCCGGTACTTTTGAGGGAAAATCTACAGGCACGCCCATTGCCATCGTAATTCCAAATGAAGACCAACGCTCTAAGGACTATTCTCACATTCAAGATAAATTCAGACCCTCTCACGCAGATTTCACCTATCAAATGAAATACGGCATCCGCGATTACCGTGGTGGTGGTCGGTCATCAGCAAGAGAAACTGCAGCTCGTGTAGCAGCAGGAGCAATTGCAAAATTATTCTTGAAACAATACGGAATCGAAATATTTGCCCATGTTTCTGCCGTAGGGAATATCCAAGCTCCTAATCTGGAGCTAAATGATTTAAATGGATTGTTGGAAACCAGGGAGAGCAATATCGTAAGATGTGCTGACCCTGCCAGTGCTTCCGAAATGGAAGAATTCATCAATCAAGTCCGTAAAAATGGAGACACAGTTGGGGGTGTTATTTCCACTGTCATCAGAAAGGTTCCAGTCGGACTTGGAGAGCCAGTATTCGACAAACTTCATGCAGACCTAGCCAAGGCAATGATGAGTATTAATGCTGTTCATGGCTTTGAATACGGATCGGGATTTGAAGGTTCAAAAATGTTAGGCTCAGAGCACAACGACATCTTTGTAAAGGAAGATAATCAAGTAAAAACATTAACCAATTTTTCAGGAGGTATTCAAGGAGGCATTTCTAATGGAATGGATATTACTTTCCGCACTGCATTTAAACCTGTTGCTACGATCATGCGTGATCAGAACACAATAAATGAAGAAGGAAACGAAACAACCATTTCAGGAAAGGGACGCCATGACCCTTGTGTTGTACCTCGTGCAGTTATTATCGTGGAAGCCATGGCTGCCCTTGTAATAGCTGACCATTTATTAAAATATAAGGCCTATTTAAAGAATGCAGAATAG